One Osmerus eperlanus chromosome 23, fOsmEpe2.1, whole genome shotgun sequence DNA segment encodes these proteins:
- the zgc:92429 gene encoding cysteine and histidine-rich domain-containing protein 1 translates to MSLLCYNKGCGAKFDASQDKDDACLFHSGVPIFHDALKGWSCCKKRTTDFSEFLSIRGCTRGRHNKDKPQEPLRPEVTSEKGVAERNLGDSREIIYQGPKSAETLQKERPNSDEVKTKLPVKVATSLTQILEKLDISNRAERQKNESQAVIPGTRCKNSGCKTQYEGPSTDLEICTHHPGGPVFHEGYKFWSCCCIRTIDFNAFLDQKGCTLGKHRWIPKEDKKKVACRHDWHQTGQQVVVTIYAKNSNPEASSIEANGTVLTCHILFENNKVFHKDYHLWGVADVSHSTVSMLPSKVEVTLRKADAVAWGKLEDPNHKPEPEVDPVSTDTEQPSHPDWDIDDDDISDSDEEWAYDTGKKEEEKKKEGETKEEEDDMPELDG, encoded by the exons atgccTGTCTCTTCCATTCAGGAGTGCCCATATTCCATGACGCTCTGAAG GGCTGGTCGTGCTGTAAGAAGAGGACTACTGACTTCTCGGAGTTCCTGTCCATCCGGGGCTGCACACGCGGTCGCCACAACAAAGACAAGCCCCAGGAGCCCTTGCGCCCGGAAGTGACATCAGAGAAGGGCGTGGCCGAGAGGAATCTGGGCGACAGCAGAGAGATCATCTACCAGGGACCCAAGTCTGCTGAGACACTGCAGAAAGAGAGAcccaa ttcagACGAGGTGAAGACCAAGCTGCCTGTGAAGGTGGCGACCTCCCTGACCCAGATCCTGGAGAAGCTGGACATCAgcaacagagcagagagacagaagaacg agtcTCAGGCTGTTATACCAGGAACAAGATGCAAAAACTCTGGATGCAAAACA CAATATGAAGGCCCATCAACAGACCTGGAGATCTGTACTCATCACCCAGGAGGCCCTGTCTTCCAcgaggg GTACAAGTTCTGGAGCTGCTGCTGTATCAGAACCATCGACTTCAACGCTTTCCTGGACCAGAAGGGCTGCACCTTGGGCAAGCATCGCTGGATACCcaaggag GACAAGAAAAAGGTGGCATGTCGACACGACTGGCACCAGACAGGACAACAGGTCGTCGTGACAATCTACGCCAAGAACTCCAACCCAGAAGCCTCCTCAATAGAAGCCAACGGCACTGTG ctgacGTGTCATATCCTGTTTGAGAATAACAAGGTGTTCCACAAGGACTATCATCTCTGGGGA GTGGCAGACGTGAGCCACAGCACCGTCAGCATGCTGCCCTCCAAGGTGGAGGTGACCCTGCGGAAGGCCGACGCGGTGGCCTGGGGGAAGCTGGAGGATCCCAACCACAAGCCGGAGCCCGAGGTCGACCCGGTCTCCACAGACACGGAGCAGCCGTCGCACCCCGACTGGGACATCGACGACGACGACATCAGCGACTCGGACGAGGAGTGGGCGTACGACAcagggaagaaagaggaggagaagaagaaagagggggagacaaaagaggaggaggatgacatGCCGGAGCTGGAcggctag